A region from the Triticum aestivum cultivar Chinese Spring chromosome 3D, IWGSC CS RefSeq v2.1, whole genome shotgun sequence genome encodes:
- the LOC123078147 gene encoding hydroxymethylglutaryl-CoA lyase, mitochondrial isoform X1: MLASRVWSRSAPQSSRALASAAASAARSGMQLSQAPPGLAERPCAGIAEADAPPLCSSSGDSRGEHACRRRTYQRHPVSNRATPVGGNRHVLYASYLSQNQQNYRSFSASSDQERIEAANRFQIIHGLPRCVKIVEVGPRDGLQNEKNTVPTPVKIELIKRLVTSGLSVVEATSFVSPKWVPQLADAKDVMEVVRNITGVSFPVLTPNLKGFEAAAAAGAKEVAIFASASEAFSKSNINCSIKESLVRYNDVALAAKKREIPVRGYVSCVVGCPVEGSVPPSNVAYVAKELYDMGCYEVSLGDTIGVGTPGTVVPMLEAVMSVVPVEKLAVHFHDTYGQSLSNILVSLQMGISVVDSSVAGLGGCPYAQGASGNVATEDVVYMLNGLGIKTGVDLSKVIAAGEFICKHLGRQSGSKAATALSKVTASASKL, translated from the exons ATGCTGGCGTCCAGGGTCTGGTCTAGGTCCGCGCCGCAGTCCTCGCGCGCCTTGGCTTCCGCAGCGGCCTCGGCGGCGAGGTCCGGCATGCAGCTCTCGCAGGCTCCTCCCGGTCTCGCAGAGCGGCCCTGCGCCGGGATAGCTGAGGCTGATGCGCCGCCGCTGTGCTCTTCTTCAGGCGATTCACG AGGAGAACATGCCTGCAGAAGACGCACATATCAAAGACATCCAGTGTCTAATCGAGCCACGCCTGTCGGAGGGAACCGTCATGTTCTTTATGCAAGTTATCTTTCACAGAACCAACAGAACTACAGATCTTTTTCGGCTTCGTCCGACCAAGAAAGGATAGAAGCTGCAAACAGG TTCCAGATAATACATGGTCTGCCAAGGTGTGTGAAAATTGTAGAAGTTGGGCCTCGAGATGGACTGCAGAACGAAAAAAATACAGTGCCAACACCTGTAAAGATTGAGCTCATAAAGAGATTGGTAACCTCTGGATTATCAGTTGTTGAGGCAACAAGTTTTGTCTCCCCAAAATGGGTGCCACAG CTAGCTGATGCGAAGGATGTTATGGAAGTGGTTCGGAATATTACGGGTGTAAGCTTTCCTGTATTGACTCCAAACCTCAAG GGATTtgaagcagcagctgcagcaggtGCCAAAGAAGTTGCAATATTTGCGTCAGCTTCTGAAGCATTTTCAAAGTCAAACATAAACTGTTCAATTAAAGAGAGCCTTGTCCGCTATAATGATGTTGCTCTTGCAGCAAAAAAGCGAGAAATTCCTGTACGAGg GTATGTTTCTTGTGTGGTTGGATGCCCAGTAGAAGGATCAGTACCACCTTCAAATGTAGCTTATGTTGCCAAAGAGCTTTATGACATGGGCTGCTACGAGGTTTCGCTTGGTGATACGATTGGAGTTGGTACCCCAG GCACAGTTGTACCAATGCTTGAGGCAGTTATGTCCGTCGTTCCCGTGGAAAAGCTTGCTGTCCATTTCCACGACACCTACGGGCAGTCTCTTTCAAACATCCTCGTCTCTCTCCAG ATGGGTATTAGTGTCGTGGACTCCTCCGTCGCAGGCCTTGGTGGCTGCCCATATGCGCAGGGCGCATCAGGGAATGTTGCTACTGAAGACGTAGTGTACATGCTGAATGGGTTGGGGATCAAGACAGGCGTCGATCTAAGCAAGGTAATCGCAGCCGGCGAGTTCATCTGCAAGCATCTGGGGCGCCAGTCTGGGTCCAAGGCAGCTACTGCCTTGAGCAAGGTTACCGCGAGCGCCTCAAAGCTATGA
- the LOC123078147 gene encoding hydroxymethylglutaryl-CoA lyase, mitochondrial isoform X2, which translates to MLASRVWSRSAPQSSRALASAAASAARSGMQLSQAPPGLAERPCAGIAEADAPPLCSSSGDSRGEHACRRRTYQRHPVSNRATPVGGNRHVLYASYLSQNQQNYRSFSASSDQERIEAANRIIHGLPRCVKIVEVGPRDGLQNEKNTVPTPVKIELIKRLVTSGLSVVEATSFVSPKWVPQLADAKDVMEVVRNITGVSFPVLTPNLKGFEAAAAAGAKEVAIFASASEAFSKSNINCSIKESLVRYNDVALAAKKREIPVRGYVSCVVGCPVEGSVPPSNVAYVAKELYDMGCYEVSLGDTIGVGTPGTVVPMLEAVMSVVPVEKLAVHFHDTYGQSLSNILVSLQMGISVVDSSVAGLGGCPYAQGASGNVATEDVVYMLNGLGIKTGVDLSKVIAAGEFICKHLGRQSGSKAATALSKVTASASKL; encoded by the exons ATGCTGGCGTCCAGGGTCTGGTCTAGGTCCGCGCCGCAGTCCTCGCGCGCCTTGGCTTCCGCAGCGGCCTCGGCGGCGAGGTCCGGCATGCAGCTCTCGCAGGCTCCTCCCGGTCTCGCAGAGCGGCCCTGCGCCGGGATAGCTGAGGCTGATGCGCCGCCGCTGTGCTCTTCTTCAGGCGATTCACG AGGAGAACATGCCTGCAGAAGACGCACATATCAAAGACATCCAGTGTCTAATCGAGCCACGCCTGTCGGAGGGAACCGTCATGTTCTTTATGCAAGTTATCTTTCACAGAACCAACAGAACTACAGATCTTTTTCGGCTTCGTCCGACCAAGAAAGGATAGAAGCTGCAAACAGG ATAATACATGGTCTGCCAAGGTGTGTGAAAATTGTAGAAGTTGGGCCTCGAGATGGACTGCAGAACGAAAAAAATACAGTGCCAACACCTGTAAAGATTGAGCTCATAAAGAGATTGGTAACCTCTGGATTATCAGTTGTTGAGGCAACAAGTTTTGTCTCCCCAAAATGGGTGCCACAG CTAGCTGATGCGAAGGATGTTATGGAAGTGGTTCGGAATATTACGGGTGTAAGCTTTCCTGTATTGACTCCAAACCTCAAG GGATTtgaagcagcagctgcagcaggtGCCAAAGAAGTTGCAATATTTGCGTCAGCTTCTGAAGCATTTTCAAAGTCAAACATAAACTGTTCAATTAAAGAGAGCCTTGTCCGCTATAATGATGTTGCTCTTGCAGCAAAAAAGCGAGAAATTCCTGTACGAGg GTATGTTTCTTGTGTGGTTGGATGCCCAGTAGAAGGATCAGTACCACCTTCAAATGTAGCTTATGTTGCCAAAGAGCTTTATGACATGGGCTGCTACGAGGTTTCGCTTGGTGATACGATTGGAGTTGGTACCCCAG GCACAGTTGTACCAATGCTTGAGGCAGTTATGTCCGTCGTTCCCGTGGAAAAGCTTGCTGTCCATTTCCACGACACCTACGGGCAGTCTCTTTCAAACATCCTCGTCTCTCTCCAG ATGGGTATTAGTGTCGTGGACTCCTCCGTCGCAGGCCTTGGTGGCTGCCCATATGCGCAGGGCGCATCAGGGAATGTTGCTACTGAAGACGTAGTGTACATGCTGAATGGGTTGGGGATCAAGACAGGCGTCGATCTAAGCAAGGTAATCGCAGCCGGCGAGTTCATCTGCAAGCATCTGGGGCGCCAGTCTGGGTCCAAGGCAGCTACTGCCTTGAGCAAGGTTACCGCGAGCGCCTCAAAGCTATGA
- the LOC123078147 gene encoding hydroxymethylglutaryl-CoA lyase, mitochondrial isoform X3 translates to MLASRVWSRSAPQSSRALASAAASAARSGMQLSQAPPGLAERPCAGIAEADAPPLCSSSGDSRGEHACRRRTYQRHPVSNRATPVGGNRHVLYASYLSQNQQNYRSFSASSDQERIEAANRFQIIHGLPRCVKIVEVGPRDGLQNEKNTVPTPVKIELIKRLVTSGLSVVEATSFVSPKWVPQLADAKDVMEVVRNITGVSFPVLTPNLKGFEAAAAAGAKEVAIFASASEAFSKSNINCSIKESLVRYNDVALAAKKREIPVRGYVSCVVGCPVEGSVPPSNVAYVAKELYDMGCYEVSLGDTIGAQLYQCLRQLCPSFPWKSLLSISTTPTGSLFQTSSSLSRWVLVSWTPPSQALVAAHMRRAHQGMLLLKT, encoded by the exons ATGCTGGCGTCCAGGGTCTGGTCTAGGTCCGCGCCGCAGTCCTCGCGCGCCTTGGCTTCCGCAGCGGCCTCGGCGGCGAGGTCCGGCATGCAGCTCTCGCAGGCTCCTCCCGGTCTCGCAGAGCGGCCCTGCGCCGGGATAGCTGAGGCTGATGCGCCGCCGCTGTGCTCTTCTTCAGGCGATTCACG AGGAGAACATGCCTGCAGAAGACGCACATATCAAAGACATCCAGTGTCTAATCGAGCCACGCCTGTCGGAGGGAACCGTCATGTTCTTTATGCAAGTTATCTTTCACAGAACCAACAGAACTACAGATCTTTTTCGGCTTCGTCCGACCAAGAAAGGATAGAAGCTGCAAACAGG TTCCAGATAATACATGGTCTGCCAAGGTGTGTGAAAATTGTAGAAGTTGGGCCTCGAGATGGACTGCAGAACGAAAAAAATACAGTGCCAACACCTGTAAAGATTGAGCTCATAAAGAGATTGGTAACCTCTGGATTATCAGTTGTTGAGGCAACAAGTTTTGTCTCCCCAAAATGGGTGCCACAG CTAGCTGATGCGAAGGATGTTATGGAAGTGGTTCGGAATATTACGGGTGTAAGCTTTCCTGTATTGACTCCAAACCTCAAG GGATTtgaagcagcagctgcagcaggtGCCAAAGAAGTTGCAATATTTGCGTCAGCTTCTGAAGCATTTTCAAAGTCAAACATAAACTGTTCAATTAAAGAGAGCCTTGTCCGCTATAATGATGTTGCTCTTGCAGCAAAAAAGCGAGAAATTCCTGTACGAGg GTATGTTTCTTGTGTGGTTGGATGCCCAGTAGAAGGATCAGTACCACCTTCAAATGTAGCTTATGTTGCCAAAGAGCTTTATGACATGGGCTGCTACGAGGTTTCGCTTGGTGATACGATTGGA GCACAGTTGTACCAATGCTTGAGGCAGTTATGTCCGTCGTTCCCGTGGAAAAGCTTGCTGTCCATTTCCACGACACCTACGGGCAGTCTCTTTCAAACATCCTCGTCTCTCTCCAG ATGGGTATTAGTGTCGTGGACTCCTCCGTCGCAGGCCTTGGTGGCTGCCCATATGCGCAGGGCGCATCAGGGAATGTTGCTACTGAAGACGTAG